A window of Chloracidobacterium sp. N contains these coding sequences:
- a CDS encoding ATP phosphoribosyltransferase regulatory subunit: MTTITDTWFKLPAGVTYVLGPEVRRRRTIERIVFETFHGWSYEEILLPVYDAHALFVQSTGSHPAEATYCFTDVEGELLALRPDLTSLVARTVATRCRDWPRPIRLCYGGEVFRNTHAARRVASATWQLGAELFGNDRLEADVEVLLVALEALERLGLEEVHVSLGHAGILAGVAEELGLSAGQREILRQLIDRRQYDALKTWLREQSAPALWRDLLSVHGQSAALHHLRAQTRNDHILAALDDLEHVFDVASALGIADRLTFDAGAVGRLGYYTGMTFHIYVPGSGLAVGSGGRYDALTRLFGVDEPAVGFQLSLDHLIRVLPTLSVSMPRTTALDADGDDLTAAFRYARQCRRAGERVEIRTLRHSSSPER; the protein is encoded by the coding sequence ATGACGACGATAACGGATACCTGGTTCAAACTCCCGGCTGGCGTCACCTATGTCCTCGGGCCGGAAGTCCGCCGCCGCCGGACCATCGAGCGCATTGTGTTCGAGACCTTTCACGGCTGGTCCTACGAGGAAATCCTGCTGCCGGTCTATGACGCCCATGCCCTTTTTGTCCAGAGCACGGGCAGCCATCCGGCGGAAGCCACCTACTGCTTTACGGATGTCGAAGGCGAGTTGCTGGCGCTGCGCCCGGATTTGACCTCGCTGGTGGCACGCACCGTCGCCACGCGCTGCCGGGACTGGCCGCGGCCCATCCGGCTGTGCTACGGCGGCGAAGTTTTCCGCAACACCCACGCCGCCCGCCGTGTCGCCAGCGCCACCTGGCAACTTGGCGCGGAACTTTTCGGCAATGACCGCCTCGAAGCCGATGTCGAAGTCCTGCTCGTGGCGCTGGAAGCCCTCGAACGGCTTGGACTGGAGGAAGTGCATGTGTCGCTGGGCCATGCCGGAATCCTCGCCGGCGTCGCCGAAGAACTGGGACTTTCCGCCGGACAGCGCGAAATCCTGCGCCAGCTCATTGACCGGCGGCAGTACGACGCCCTGAAAACGTGGCTGCGCGAGCAGTCCGCTCCTGCCCTCTGGCGCGACCTGCTGAGCGTCCATGGGCAGAGCGCAGCCCTACACCACCTGCGTGCGCAGACCCGCAATGACCACATTCTGGCGGCGCTGGACGACCTCGAACACGTCTTTGATGTCGCGTCCGCCCTTGGCATTGCCGACCGCCTGACCTTCGATGCCGGCGCCGTCGGCCGCCTGGGGTACTACACCGGGATGACGTTTCACATCTACGTCCCCGGCAGCGGGCTGGCCGTCGGGAGCGGCGGACGGTACGATGCCCTGACCCGTCTGTTTGGCGTGGATGAGCCGGCCGTGGGCTTTCAGCTTTCGCTCGACCACCTCATCCGGGTGCTGCCGACGCTTTCCGTGTCCATGCCCCGGACGACGGCGCTCGACGCCGATGGCGACGACCTGACCGCGGCCTTCCGGTACGCCCGGCAGTGCCGGCGGGCGGGTGAACGGGTTGAAATTCGCACACTGCGCCATTCCAGCTCCCCTGAAAGATAA
- the hrpB gene encoding ATP-dependent helicase HrpB, producing the protein MPLPIDAFLPGIVETLRAAGRLVIQAAPGAGKTTRVPAALLEAGLSASGDIVVVVPRRLAARLAARFVARSYGEAVGQTVGYTVRFDDRTGPATRLRFVTEGILTRRLLHDPTLRGTGIVIVDEFHERHLSTDLALAHLHRLRQGARPDLKVVVMSATLDAERVSAFLADAPVVTVPGQTFPVTVDYLPPPGAVPLSRQVAAALERCLREGPDGDVLVFLPGMAEIRACLRECSPLAARHNLALHALHASLPAAEQDAAVRPRPRRKVILATNVAESAITIEQVAVVIDSGLVRRVEYASWTGLPQTTIGRVSQASAIQRAGRAGRTRPGRCLRLYTEADFNLRPPFETPEIHRTDLAEAVLELRAAGICDISTFPWFEPPTAEALAAAEAALHRLGALDAEGVTAVGRAMLELPVAPRLARLVVEGRRQGVVREACRVAALLGERDVRRASTVPPGYGQSDVLALLDTFETANEAGTVARVRQVEQQLLRCVRRLPPEPRLASAGEVAGEVEFRLGRCLLVAFPDRVGRMRRRPDGEREVLLPGGGRARLAASSVVTEPGLVLALDAETQMDGTTLVRLASRISPDWLLELFFDAIEETDTHELNAEGRVVRFRRLLYQGIVFEERVPPAVEPAAAARLLVDRLRASGGSVWPAEPALDRLQARLAFAAAHVPEAGLKPFTDDDVWAAVEELCLGCVTLEEVRQALQRQRLSALLLARLTPVQRARLDDIAPENLPLGRRRVSIGYPADGPPFIAAPIQDFFGIKETPRLAHGRVPVTLHLLAPNRRPVQVTTDLAGFWKRAYRELRPQLARRYPKHAFPEVGSE; encoded by the coding sequence ATGCCGCTTCCCATTGACGCCTTTCTGCCCGGCATCGTTGAGACCCTGCGCGCGGCCGGTCGGCTGGTCATTCAGGCCGCTCCCGGCGCCGGAAAGACAACCCGTGTCCCGGCGGCGCTGCTGGAAGCCGGGCTGTCCGCATCAGGCGACATCGTGGTGGTCGTCCCGCGTCGCCTGGCAGCGCGCCTGGCGGCCCGTTTCGTGGCCCGGTCGTACGGGGAAGCTGTCGGGCAGACGGTCGGTTACACGGTTCGTTTCGATGACCGCACCGGCCCGGCGACCCGCCTGCGCTTCGTAACGGAGGGCATACTCACGCGCCGTCTGCTCCATGACCCAACCCTGCGCGGCACGGGCATCGTCATCGTGGATGAATTCCACGAACGGCATCTCTCCACCGATCTGGCGCTGGCGCACCTGCACCGGCTGCGGCAGGGCGCGCGTCCTGACCTCAAGGTGGTGGTCATGTCGGCGACGCTCGATGCCGAACGGGTGTCCGCCTTCCTTGCCGACGCACCGGTGGTGACGGTGCCGGGGCAGACCTTTCCGGTGACGGTGGACTACCTGCCGCCGCCGGGTGCGGTGCCCCTGTCCCGGCAGGTGGCGGCGGCTCTTGAGCGGTGCCTCCGGGAGGGACCCGACGGGGATGTACTCGTCTTCCTGCCGGGCATGGCCGAGATTCGCGCCTGCCTGCGGGAGTGCTCCCCGCTGGCCGCGCGCCACAATCTGGCGCTGCATGCTCTGCACGCCAGCCTGCCGGCGGCGGAGCAGGATGCTGCCGTACGGCCCAGGCCGCGCCGCAAGGTCATTCTGGCGACCAACGTCGCCGAGTCGGCCATCACGATTGAACAGGTGGCGGTTGTCATTGACAGCGGTCTGGTGCGCCGCGTGGAGTACGCAAGCTGGACGGGACTGCCCCAGACGACGATTGGGCGCGTCTCCCAGGCGTCCGCCATCCAGCGCGCCGGCCGCGCCGGCCGGACCCGTCCCGGACGCTGCCTGCGGCTCTACACCGAGGCGGATTTCAACCTGCGCCCGCCTTTTGAGACACCGGAGATTCACCGTACCGATCTGGCGGAGGCCGTCCTGGAACTGCGGGCCGCCGGCATCTGCGACATATCAACCTTTCCGTGGTTTGAGCCGCCAACGGCCGAGGCGCTGGCCGCGGCCGAAGCGGCCCTGCATCGCCTGGGGGCGCTCGACGCCGAAGGGGTGACAGCCGTTGGGCGTGCCATGCTCGAACTACCGGTTGCGCCACGTCTGGCGCGGCTCGTCGTCGAAGGGCGCCGGCAGGGTGTGGTACGGGAAGCCTGCCGGGTGGCGGCGCTGCTGGGGGAGCGCGATGTTCGCCGGGCATCCACCGTTCCGCCCGGCTACGGGCAATCGGATGTTCTGGCGCTGCTCGATACGTTTGAGACCGCCAACGAAGCCGGCACGGTGGCGCGGGTGCGGCAGGTCGAGCAGCAACTGCTGCGGTGTGTGCGCCGTCTGCCGCCGGAGCCGCGGCTGGCGTCGGCGGGAGAGGTTGCCGGGGAGGTCGAATTCCGGCTGGGGCGCTGCCTGCTCGTGGCGTTTCCTGACCGGGTGGGGCGGATGCGGCGGCGGCCCGACGGCGAACGTGAGGTACTTCTGCCCGGTGGTGGACGGGCCCGGCTGGCGGCGTCGAGTGTCGTGACGGAACCGGGGCTGGTCTTGGCGCTCGATGCTGAAACACAGATGGATGGAACGACGCTTGTGCGGCTGGCGAGCCGGATTTCGCCGGACTGGCTGCTAGAGCTGTTTTTCGATGCCATCGAGGAAACGGACACGCACGAGCTGAACGCCGAAGGGCGTGTCGTCCGTTTCCGGCGGCTGCTCTATCAGGGCATTGTTTTTGAGGAACGGGTGCCTCCGGCGGTTGAGCCAGCAGCCGCGGCCCGGTTGCTCGTTGACCGTCTGCGCGCGAGCGGAGGAAGTGTCTGGCCGGCCGAGCCGGCGCTGGATCGTTTGCAGGCACGGCTGGCCTTTGCGGCGGCCCATGTCCCGGAAGCCGGTCTCAAACCCTTTACCGACGATGATGTGTGGGCAGCCGTGGAGGAACTGTGTCTCGGTTGCGTGACGCTGGAGGAAGTCCGACAGGCGCTACAGAGGCAGCGCCTGTCCGCCTTGCTGCTGGCGCGGCTGACGCCGGTGCAGCGGGCGCGGCTCGATGACATTGCCCCGGAAAACCTGCCGCTGGGCCGCCGCCGTGTGTCCATCGGGTATCCGGCGGATGGGCCGCCATTCATCGCTGCACCCATTCAGGATTTCTTCGGGATCAAAGAAACCCCACGCCTGGCCCACGGGCGCGTTCCCGTCACCCTGCACCTGCTGGCACCCAATCGGCGGCCGGTTCAGGTCACGACCGATCTGGCTGGCTTCTGGAAACGGGCCTACCGTGAACTGCGCCCGCAACTTGCCCGGCGCTATCCAAAGCATGCCTTCCCGGAAGTGGGCAGCGAGTAG
- a CDS encoding DUF4388 domain-containing protein, translating to MSNAFSGNLAQLKLMDVLRLLHASNRTGTLELVHDDGRQGEIYFDNGQIVHAVYEDAIGEDAVYGLFSWGSGKFSFTATDTPTDERTTYLQTEEILLECVTYATEWESVRRVVPSARAVFRLSSRSMKEFSLRAEDWSVIQNLDGVQTVGEIGDITQLNELMASKVIVRLYDLGLVEYVGERQEEDVQVDVVSDDIIHQTERELTRAIGPMAPIVLEDCAEALGFKLRQMPKDMMPSLAERLAEEIPDNERRVKFQEAMLEIMQHLYA from the coding sequence ATGTCGAACGCATTCAGTGGGAATCTGGCGCAGCTCAAGCTTATGGATGTCCTGCGGCTGCTTCATGCGAGCAACCGGACCGGGACGCTGGAACTCGTTCACGACGATGGGCGGCAGGGGGAGATTTATTTCGACAACGGCCAGATTGTCCACGCTGTTTATGAGGATGCCATCGGGGAGGACGCCGTCTATGGTCTGTTTTCCTGGGGCAGCGGGAAGTTCAGCTTCACAGCCACGGACACGCCAACCGATGAACGAACCACCTACCTTCAGACCGAAGAGATTCTGCTGGAATGCGTCACCTATGCGACCGAGTGGGAAAGTGTCCGCCGGGTCGTGCCCTCGGCGCGCGCGGTGTTCCGGCTTTCTTCGCGCTCGATGAAGGAGTTTTCCCTGCGCGCGGAAGACTGGTCGGTGATTCAGAACCTGGATGGTGTCCAGACGGTCGGCGAGATTGGGGACATCACGCAACTCAATGAACTGATGGCGTCGAAGGTGATCGTCCGCCTGTACGATTTGGGGCTCGTCGAGTATGTCGGCGAGCGTCAGGAAGAGGATGTGCAGGTGGATGTGGTCTCAGATGACATCATCCACCAGACTGAGCGCGAACTGACCCGCGCCATCGGCCCCATGGCGCCGATTGTGCTCGAAGACTGCGCCGAAGCCCTTGGGTTCAAACTGCGGCAGATGCCCAAAGACATGATGCCATCCCTGGCCGAGCGCCTGGCCGAAGAAATCCCGGACAACGAACGGCGGGTCAAGTTTCAGGAGGCCATGCTTGAAATCATGCAGCACCTTTATGCCTGA
- a CDS encoding zinc ribbon domain-containing protein encodes MLEADVTSGGGGAAGHPYGGWCPNCGAPLAVGQKYCIRCGLRYDAVAFERLAALEAERRAILMSLLPTEASTAKAGSAPGRPVPPVQMETALAETEPEAGWPSDADTGSVAWLLPVLVYGGGMLMVIGALVYLRGIILEYPAVQLGLVTAAMAGFFGLAVRGLHHDPDNLLARGWLWLAMLLLPLNSWLGVRHGWLPSGVGWAYALACAVAYWSLATWLADRAVPHLAVGVGLVAVLWFGVDVLPSEAAACGLLSVVAMGLAVWSVRFPAHIAAVAGWWWGAATVGLCALTTPSLGEFWLGGLTGLSCLVVGAVTASQGAAWAWVGGGLGVLTLAYGQWLALHNLPSGWLATGWAGWLWVLTLGQIAADRRAETDHEEQARRFSVPCRWAGHLLAGVLGLWALLGVVIGFDIWLFATSAGITLGRGLATAHECVGYGLAWALVAGWGAWQMRKTLLWFPLCLAVVSILAISSALTMGAREIQVISGPMALLVLPVVLCATRFGIEWLGAWLGREYSTEVDTSFGLDFGLPHHPAIVPSRWVVDFCAVVHLLGLVVLAAEAWHPVHTVGIAILALYGGLGWFLSSTPGLQRGYALALWGVAYVGLVVTGCGAGQVGWLDILPWVALVAGGSVVVVSAPVVDESHLRAALRQVSLVVLGWGVPSALVGIVTATGPEAGHFLALASAAGAGWVAAVRQVVPLWGLLATVCGGLAAVQAARLAGCPMEALPMVGVVYGYSAAWLGWRRPQRAKEGEAEPSLWGSLNAGGQLCLWVGAVGALGVLEGQSAVLVGCSLVCAASALAVASFLARDATHDLYAVAALVWGAVTYVWALSYLVLPPFERVAALTVPYGVVVAGVGWLKWRWQRGHPVLARLLIWLGSFVFCFPVVVQSILLRLDGKGAPGQDMLADATALTALVLGLSTRWKAPAFAGGTALGLHLSVVLAVSVPWGDVPYGVYLALVGLTLFVTGIWLWRRYQTD; translated from the coding sequence ATGTTGGAAGCAGACGTCACTTCGGGCGGAGGGGGTGCGGCCGGGCATCCGTATGGGGGTTGGTGTCCGAACTGTGGGGCGCCGCTGGCGGTTGGGCAGAAATACTGTATCCGGTGTGGATTGCGCTACGACGCAGTCGCCTTTGAGCGGTTGGCGGCGCTTGAGGCCGAACGCCGGGCCATTCTGATGTCGCTGCTGCCCACGGAAGCCAGCACCGCGAAAGCGGGTTCCGCGCCGGGCAGACCTGTGCCGCCAGTGCAGATGGAGACCGCGTTGGCCGAAACGGAGCCGGAGGCCGGGTGGCCGTCCGATGCTGATACCGGTTCTGTGGCGTGGTTGCTGCCGGTTCTGGTGTATGGCGGCGGGATGCTGATGGTCATCGGCGCGCTGGTGTACCTGCGGGGCATCATTCTGGAATATCCGGCGGTGCAGCTTGGTCTCGTCACGGCGGCCATGGCGGGGTTTTTCGGGCTGGCGGTGCGCGGTTTGCATCACGATCCCGACAATCTCCTGGCCCGGGGCTGGCTCTGGCTGGCGATGTTGCTGCTTCCGCTCAATTCCTGGTTGGGGGTTCGGCACGGCTGGCTGCCGTCCGGGGTCGGGTGGGCTTATGCGCTGGCGTGTGCCGTGGCGTACTGGTCGCTGGCCACATGGCTTGCTGACCGGGCCGTGCCCCACCTGGCGGTGGGTGTCGGGTTGGTGGCCGTCCTGTGGTTTGGGGTGGATGTCCTGCCGTCGGAAGCGGCGGCCTGCGGACTGCTGTCGGTCGTTGCGATGGGGCTGGCCGTCTGGTCGGTCCGTTTTCCGGCCCACATTGCGGCTGTGGCGGGTTGGTGGTGGGGTGCGGCCACTGTGGGATTGTGCGCGCTGACGACGCCTTCCCTTGGTGAATTCTGGCTGGGCGGCCTCACCGGCCTTTCATGTCTAGTGGTGGGGGCGGTGACGGCCAGCCAGGGCGCGGCCTGGGCATGGGTGGGCGGTGGTCTCGGCGTCCTGACGCTGGCCTATGGTCAATGGCTCGCGCTGCACAACCTGCCATCGGGCTGGCTGGCAACGGGTTGGGCCGGCTGGCTGTGGGTGCTCACCTTGGGGCAGATCGCAGCGGATCGCCGGGCGGAAACGGACCACGAAGAGCAGGCCCGACGTTTCTCTGTGCCGTGCAGGTGGGCGGGGCATCTTCTGGCGGGCGTCCTTGGTTTGTGGGCGCTGCTTGGCGTCGTCATCGGCTTTGACATCTGGCTTTTTGCAACGTCGGCTGGAATCACGCTCGGCCGCGGGCTGGCGACGGCTCATGAGTGTGTCGGGTACGGTCTGGCGTGGGCGCTCGTGGCGGGGTGGGGGGCGTGGCAGATGCGGAAAACGCTCCTGTGGTTTCCACTCTGCCTGGCGGTCGTGTCCATTCTGGCCATCTCCAGCGCCCTGACGATGGGCGCACGGGAGATACAGGTCATTTCTGGGCCGATGGCCCTGCTGGTGCTGCCGGTTGTGCTGTGTGCCACGCGCTTCGGGATTGAGTGGCTGGGCGCGTGGCTGGGGCGGGAGTACAGCACCGAGGTGGACACGAGCTTTGGTCTCGACTTCGGGCTGCCGCATCATCCGGCCATCGTGCCGTCGCGGTGGGTGGTGGATTTCTGCGCGGTTGTTCACCTGCTGGGGCTGGTGGTGCTGGCCGCGGAGGCATGGCATCCGGTTCACACGGTCGGGATTGCCATCCTGGCCCTTTATGGCGGCCTGGGATGGTTTCTGAGCAGTACGCCGGGTCTTCAGCGTGGGTATGCCCTGGCGCTGTGGGGTGTGGCCTACGTGGGGCTGGTGGTGACGGGGTGCGGCGCCGGGCAGGTGGGATGGCTCGACATCCTGCCCTGGGTGGCGCTGGTTGCCGGGGGCAGTGTCGTGGTGGTGTCCGCTCCGGTGGTGGATGAAAGCCACCTTCGCGCTGCATTACGGCAGGTCTCGCTGGTTGTGCTGGGGTGGGGCGTGCCGTCCGCGCTGGTTGGCATCGTGACCGCGACGGGGCCGGAAGCCGGGCACTTCCTGGCACTGGCATCGGCGGCTGGTGCGGGCTGGGTAGCCGCCGTCCGGCAGGTGGTTCCGCTGTGGGGGCTGTTGGCAACGGTGTGTGGCGGGCTGGCGGCCGTCCAGGCCGCGCGGCTCGCCGGATGTCCGATGGAAGCGTTGCCCATGGTTGGTGTGGTGTATGGCTACAGCGCGGCGTGGCTGGGGTGGCGGAGACCGCAGCGCGCCAAGGAGGGAGAAGCCGAACCGTCGTTGTGGGGATCACTGAACGCCGGCGGGCAGCTCTGCCTGTGGGTTGGGGCTGTGGGCGCGCTGGGCGTTCTGGAAGGTCAGTCCGCAGTGCTCGTCGGCTGTAGTCTTGTCTGCGCGGCCAGCGCATTGGCCGTAGCCAGTTTCCTTGCCCGGGATGCCACGCATGACCTGTACGCCGTAGCCGCGCTGGTGTGGGGCGCTGTGACTTACGTATGGGCGCTCAGCTACCTGGTGTTGCCGCCGTTTGAGCGGGTTGCCGCCCTGACTGTGCCCTATGGCGTGGTGGTGGCGGGTGTCGGCTGGCTCAAGTGGCGGTGGCAGCGCGGTCATCCGGTGCTGGCGCGCCTGCTCATCTGGCTGGGGAGCTTCGTCTTCTGCTTTCCGGTCGTCGTGCAGTCTATACTGCTCCGTCTGGATGGCAAGGGGGCGCCTGGCCAGGACATGCTGGCGGATGCAACGGCATTGACCGCACTGGTGCTGGGTCTGTCCACGCGCTGGAAAGCTCCGGCCTTTGCCGGCGGGACGGCGTTGGGGCTGCACCTGTCGGTGGTGTTGGCGGTCAGTGTGCCGTGGGGTGACGTGCCCTACGGCGTCTATCTGGCTCTGGTGGGACTGACGCTGTTTGTGACCGGCATCTGGTTGTGGCGGCGGTATCAGACCGACTAG
- a CDS encoding DUF4388 domain-containing protein: MPLVGDLTDLALVDIIQINCVGRNTARLTVHYPIGDGVFYFADGEVVDARLGNLVGVEAVYKALEYDQGAFRIDTGIPAPTRTIFEPWANLIMEGLRLLDEARAGRGEDGEATTPTPTAALPTRTPTTTSGAARVVNIYQVLVNDLTKVKGIDMALAVARDGTVQAASKVKSAEKLGMMVALLVHLGRLITVPSRVGALSRMTISVGPKKVMVFDLENYLALIEFSAAVRFETMSPHIDRIFRKMQARINGATEGVSTGLLGGTGALTPPGPYAGPLTM, from the coding sequence ATGCCGCTCGTAGGCGATCTCACCGACCTCGCACTGGTGGACATCATCCAAATCAACTGCGTCGGCCGCAACACGGCGCGGCTGACCGTTCACTACCCGATTGGCGATGGCGTGTTTTACTTTGCCGATGGTGAGGTGGTGGATGCGCGTCTCGGTAATCTGGTAGGGGTTGAAGCGGTGTACAAGGCCCTGGAGTATGACCAGGGAGCCTTTCGGATTGACACCGGCATTCCAGCGCCGACCCGCACGATTTTTGAGCCTTGGGCCAACCTCATCATGGAAGGGCTGCGGCTGCTGGACGAGGCCCGCGCGGGACGCGGAGAAGATGGTGAAGCCACCACACCCACGCCGACAGCGGCGCTGCCGACCCGGACGCCGACGACCACGAGTGGCGCAGCCCGGGTGGTCAACATTTACCAGGTGCTGGTCAATGATCTGACAAAAGTCAAAGGGATTGACATGGCGCTGGCGGTGGCGCGGGATGGCACCGTGCAGGCTGCCAGTAAAGTCAAATCAGCCGAAAAGCTGGGCATGATGGTGGCCCTGCTGGTTCACCTTGGACGGCTCATCACCGTGCCGAGCCGGGTGGGGGCCCTGTCCCGGATGACCATCAGCGTTGGCCCGAAGAAGGTAATGGTCTTCGACCTCGAAAACTACCTGGCGCTCATCGAGTTCAGTGCGGCGGTTCGGTTTGAAACCATGAGTCCACACATTGACCGCATCTTCCGCAAGATGCAGGCGCGCATCAACGGTGCAACCGAAGGGGTTTCGACGGGTTTGTTGGGTGGTACAGGTGCGCTGACCCCACCTGGGCCTTATGCGGGGCCGCTGACGATGTAG
- a CDS encoding polyhydroxyalkanoate synthesis regulator DNA-binding domain-containing protein, whose protein sequence is MARTIKRYANRKLYDVVARRYVKLEELADLIQAGEEVQVIDKESGEDITEATLSKIAAATVRQPTEPISRNALVSFIRQPSDLFFGYMRRTVSAGLDTVQQIDRQFERLGTMLRDALRHSVKGTASADESAEQLAPALRAVIETFVSQCVTEQLAAHGVPSAREFGRLQRRVTELEKQLGKLTQAVPLDGAGVDGAGAAESAQRVTNGHGMTTRKRTRAVRS, encoded by the coding sequence ATGGCACGCACAATCAAACGTTACGCGAATCGCAAACTGTACGATGTCGTCGCCCGACGCTACGTGAAACTGGAGGAACTGGCCGATCTCATCCAGGCGGGAGAAGAAGTGCAGGTCATTGACAAGGAAAGCGGCGAAGACATTACGGAAGCCACCCTCTCGAAGATTGCGGCGGCGACGGTGCGCCAGCCAACGGAGCCGATTTCCCGCAACGCGCTGGTGTCGTTCATCCGGCAGCCGAGCGATCTGTTTTTTGGCTACATGCGGCGGACGGTCTCGGCCGGGCTGGACACGGTGCAACAGATTGACCGCCAGTTTGAGCGGCTGGGGACGATGCTCCGGGACGCCCTCCGCCACAGCGTGAAGGGCACGGCGAGCGCTGATGAAAGCGCCGAGCAACTGGCGCCGGCGCTGCGGGCCGTCATCGAAACCTTTGTTTCACAATGTGTTACTGAGCAGCTTGCGGCGCACGGCGTGCCTTCGGCAAGGGAATTCGGACGGCTTCAGCGGCGGGTGACTGAACTCGAAAAGCAGCTTGGAAAGCTTACCCAGGCTGTGCCGCTGGATGGTGCCGGCGTGGACGGCGCAGGAGCTGCTGAGTCCGCCCAACGTGTCACCAACGGCCACGGGATGACCACCCGGAAGCGCACACGCGCCGTCCGGTCGTAA